A part of Ziziphus jujuba cultivar Dongzao chromosome 8, ASM3175591v1 genomic DNA contains:
- the LOC107412924 gene encoding peptide-N4-(N-acetyl-beta-glucosaminyl)asparagine amidase A-like, with amino-acid sequence MACSIFFVLSIFLLYPSFSIANVHKIKLLRPQLLSQHIGTFNYTAPTPFFEVTKPIELPRSKPCSYLILRHDFGFTYGKPPVFANYNPPLHCPSQVFSKIVLEWKATCKGLQFDRIFGVWLGGVELLRSCTAEPTASGIVWTVEKDITRYYSLLMTNQTLAVFLGNIVDRTYTGVYHVDITMYFYPAEKGVNNPENLIPGYNFWADLILPISQNLPLNDGLWFEIKNSNETQFKEFKIPRNAYRAVLEVYVSFHENDEFWYSNPPNEYIVENNLTDTPGNGPFREVVVSLDGAIVGAIWPFTVIYTGGVDPLLWRPITGIGSFNLPSYDIEITPFLGNILDGKIHKFGFNVTNALNVWFIDANLHLWLDKQIPRTQGKLLRHISLPFVLSLVSDFKDLNATFLTKARRSISSSGWVKSSYGNMKTHSFQNLCYSNSMVMGSDGNTQIVNQTIHFNDAVHAHFPSSFLYLTKSHKTFLLVLSLGVLDQGDDAYISVVKVTLGLKEKKSDGPWKSSLENLQNGLGYRAVKSGSVVGAGANTQQVYDFDDGKLCYFRNISSSNYRIVYDYVRNKCSIKTVSVLGSGLGRLWLSTLNEIV; translated from the coding sequence ATGGCTTGTTCTATCTTCTTTGTCCTCTCTATTTTTCTCCTCTATCCATCCTTTTCCATTGCCAATGTCCATAAAATCAAACTCTTAAGACCACAACTTCTCTCTCAACACATAGGAACTTTCAATTACACTGCACCAACTCCATTCTTTGAGGTAACCAAACCCATTGAACTACCCAGATCTAAACCTTGCTCATACCTCATACTCAGGCATGATTTCGGATTCACATATGGCAAACCACCAGTCTTTGCAAACTACAACCCTCCTTTGCACTGCCCATCTCAAGTTTTCTCCAAAATTGTGCTGGAGTGGAAAGCAACTTGCAAAGGATTGCAATTTGATCGAATTTTTGGAGTTTGGCTGGGCGGGGTCGAGCTTCTCCGGAGCTGCACAGCAGAGCCGACTGCTAGTGGGATTGTTTGGACTGTTGAGAAGGACATTACAAGGTATTACTCCTTGCTCATGACCAATCAAACACTTGCTGTATTTCTTGGAAATATTGTGGATAGAACGTATACTGGGGTTTACCATGTGGATATAACAATGTATTTTTATCCTGCTGAAAAGGGTGTCAATAATCCGGAGAATTTGATACCTGGGTATAATTTCTGGGCAGATTTGATCTTGCCCATTTCTCAAAATCTTCCCTTGAATGATGGGTTGTGGTTTGAAATTAAGAATTCCAATGAAACCCAATTCAAGGAATTCAAAATTCCCAGAAATGCTTATAGGGCTGTGCTGGAAGTGTATGTTTCTTTCCATGAAAATGATGAATTCTGGTATTCGAATCCACCCAACGAGTACATTGTTGAAAATAACCTTACTGATACACCTGGGAATGGTCCTTTTAGAGAGGTTGTGGTCAGTCTTGATGGTGCAATAGTTGGTGCTATATGGCCATTTACTGTGATTTATACTGGAGGTGTTGATCCCCTCTTGTGGAGACCCATTACTGGTATTGGGTCTTTCAACCTCCCTTCTTATGACATTGAAATTACTCCATTTTTGGGGAATATCTTAGATGGAAAGATCCATAAGTTTGGGTTCAATGTTACAAATGCATTGAATGTGTGGTTCATAGATGCAAATCTGCATCTCTGGCTGGACAAACAGATCCCCAGAACACAGGGGAAGCTTTTGAGGCACATCAGTTTACCCTTTGTTCTTTCCTTGGTTTCAGATTTCAAGGATTTAAATGCTACATTTTTAACAAAAGCAAGAAGGTCCATTTCATCATCTGGATGGGTTAAGTCCTCCTATGGGAATATGAAGACCCATTCATTTCAAAATCTATGCTACAGTAATTCAATGGTGATGGGTAGTGATGGTAATACCCAGATAGTGAATCAGACCATTCATTTTAATGATGCTGTTCATGCCCATTTCCCATCCTCATTCCTTTACTTGACCAAATCTCATAAGACTTTTCTCCTTGTCTTGTCCTTGGGCGTCTTGGATCAAGGTGATGATGCTTATATCTCTGTGGTAAAAGTTACGTTGGGATTGAAGGAGAAGAAGTCTGATGGACCATGGAAGAGCTCTCTGGAAAATTTGCAGAATGGCCTGGGTTATAGAGCTGTAAAGAGTGGTTCAGTGGTTGGTGCAGGGGCGAATACGCAGCAAGTGTATGATTTTGATGATGGAAAATTGTGTTATTTCAGAAATATTAGCAGCTCAAATTATAGAATAGTTTATGATTATGTGAGGAATAAATGCAGCATAAAAACAGTATCTGTTTTGGGTTCTGGATTAGGTAGGCTTTGGCTTTCCACGCTGAATGAGATTGTGTAG
- the LOC107412925 gene encoding putative calcium-transporting ATPase 13, plasma membrane-type produces the protein MRAGVLQTNIVPSRRELGSQIQKWRPAFVAIYCSRALLSLYQHSGERGFSGIDRTRLVQLVREKNLDELQKLGGVDGVALALKTSTEHGIYSSSTDGRCKAFGSNTYKKPPTKGFLYFAWEAFQDRSRIIVLVCGALALGLGMIVYGAQDGWQDGLSILFSLFLSIIVDAIFNYELNRRFDKMSKVSNSLYVDAMRDGRRKEISVFETLVGDVIHLNTGDQVPADGLFLEENCFLQVDESSITGESDHIEVNHDQNPFLFSGTNVVVGNGRMLVTSVGMNTNWGRMLSKLNRESREKTPLQNRLDRLTSSICTIGMAADALVVALLLIGYFTGKTQIIDENGNQARGLDFVLQILEIAVTIFVAALPEGLPLAVTLTLVYPLKGLMAQKAMVRKLSACETMGSATTICTDKTGTLTMNQMKVTKFWLGKDMSVEEVDCCDSIAPAVIELLREGIAVNTTASINRTTGSEYEIKGSPTEKAILSWAIESMNLNMEEVKMRCSVLHHEMFNSEKKRSGVLMKRKIADDDGTDHVHWKGAAEKVLSMCCCYRDAYGVIKVMDYNQKVQFQKIIEGMAASSLRCIAFAHSQVPAEDSDIEHKMIKEDGLVLLGLVGIKDPCRPGVKKAVEDCQNAGVNVKMITGDNIFTAKAIATECGILRPEDENREGAVIEGEEFRNYTPEERTEKVEKICVMARSSPSDKLLMVECLKEKGHVVAITGDGTNDAPALKEADIGLCMGIQGTEAAKESSDIIILDDNFSSVVTVLKWGRGVYNNVQKFIQFQLTVNISLLVFSFIAVVSGGCTPFTTVQVLWLNLIMETLGALALATGDPTKELMNKIPVERTDPFIINIMWRNILPQAAYQICLVLAFVFKGESIFHADNVLNTTLVFNTFVLYQVFNEFNARKMEKKNVFEGVHRNKIFVGIIAITIVLQVVVVEFLNNFASTERLSLQQWGICIGIASMTWPIGWVVKCLPVPEKPFLSHLITEKIVTLMKRIRIESIKCLAFVKH, from the coding sequence ATGCGTGCTGGTGTTTTGCAAACAAACATAGTCCCAAGCAGACGGGAGCTTGGTTCACAAATACAAAAATGGCGTCCTGCTTTTGTTGCCATCTATTGTTCGAGAGCCCTGTTGTCTCTTTACCAACATTCAGGAGAAAGGGGCTTCAGTGGAATCGATCGAACAAGACTTGTTCAGCTTGTGAGGGAGAAGAATCTCGATGAGCTTCAGAAATTGGGAGGTGTTGATGGAGTAGCATTGGCCCTCAAAACTAGTACTGAGCATGGGATTTACTCCTCCTCCACTGATGGCCGATGCAAAGCTTTCGGTTCAAACACTTACAAGAAACCTCCTACAAAAGGGTTTTTGTATTTTGCATGGGAAGCTTTCCAAGATAGATCCAGGATCATCGTTTTGGTCTGCGGTGCACTTGCTCTTGGTTTGGGAATGATAGTCTATGGAGCTCAAGACGGTTGGCAAGATGGTTTAAGCATATTATTCTCCCTTTTTCTTTCCATCATCGTCGATGCAATATTTAACTACGAATTAAACCGACGGTTTGATAAGATGTCCAAAGTCAGCAACAGTCTCTATGTCGATGCTATGAGAGACGGAAGAAGGAAAGAGATTTCTGTTTTCGAAACCTTAGTGGGAGATGTGATTCATTTAAACACTGGAGACCAAGTTCCAGCAGATGGATTGTTCTTGGAAGAGAATTGTTTTCTGCAAGTGGATGAATCAAGCATAACAGGGGAGAGTGACCATATAGAAGTTAACCATGACCAAAATCCCTTCTTGTTCTCTGGTACTAATGTGGTCGTTGGCAATGGTCGAATGCTCGTCACTTCGGTCGGAATGAACACGAATTGGGGACGAATGCTAAGTAAACTTAACCGCGAATCgcgagagaaaaccccattacaAAATCGGCTAGACAGGCTGACCTCTTCGATATGTACGATTGGTATGGCAGCAGACGCATTAGTTGTTGCTCTGTTGTTAATTGGATACTTCACCGGGAAAACCCAAATCATAGATGAGAATGGAAACCAGGCCAGAGGGTTGGATTTTGTACTGCAGATTTTGGAAATTGCAGTTACCATTTTTGTGGCTGCTCTTCCAGAGGGTTTGCCATTGGCTGTTACGCTAACTCTCGTTTATCCATTGAAAGGGTTGATGGCCCAAAAGGCAATGGTGAGGAAGCTCTCCGCTTGTGAAACCATGGGCTCTGCCACCACCATTTGCACGGACAAAACGGGCACTCTCACCATGAATCAGATGAAAGTGACCAAATTCTGGCTCGGCAAAGACATGTCTGTGGAAGAAGTTGATTGCTGTGATTCCATTGCTCCAGCTGTCATAGAATTGCTTCGAGAAGGCATTGCTGTGAATACCACTGCAAGTATAAACAGGACGACTGGTTCAGAGTATGAAATCAAAGGTAGTCCTACAGAGAAAGCAATTCTTTCCTGGGCAATTGAGAGCATGAATTTGAATATGGAGGAAGTGAAAATGAGATGTTCGGTTCTTCACCATGAGATGTTCAATTCTGAGAAGAAACGAAGCGGGGTTTTGATGAAGAGGAAGATCGCAGACGACGATGGTACAGACCATGTCCATTGGAAAGGAGCTGCAGAGAAGGTTTTGTCTATGTGTTGTTGCTACCGCGATGCTTATGGTGTAATCAAAGTCATGGATTATAATCAGAAGGTGCAGTTCCAGAAAATCATTGAAGGTATGGCTGCGAGCAGCCTCCGTTGCATAGCTTTTGCACACAGCCAAGTTCCAGCAGAGGATTCtgatattgagcataaaatgataaaagaagATGGTTTAGTCCTGTTAGGACTAGTTGGAATTAAAGATCCATGTCGTCCAGGAGTCAAGAAAGCCGTTGAAGATTGCCAAAACGCCGGAGTTAATGTGAAGATGATCACCGGAGACAATATTTTCACAGCAAAAGCCATAGCCACAGAGTGTGGAATACTTCGCCCTGAAGACGAGAACAGGGAAGGAGCAGTGATTGAAGGTGAGGAGTTCCGAAACTACACTCCGGAAGAAAGAACGGAGAAAGTTGAGAAAATCTGTGTGATGGCCAGATCATCTCCATCTGATAAACTCCTCATGGTTGAATGCCTTAAAGAGAAAGGCCACGTTGTCGCCATCACCGGAGATGGCACGAACGATGCGCCGGCATTGAAAGAAGCCGATATTGGACTCTGCATGGGGATCCAAGGCACTGAAGCTGCAAAGGAAAGCTCAGATATCATCATCTTGGATGACAATTTCTCGTCGGTAGTCACAGTTCTTAAATGGGGTCGAGGCGTTTACAACAACGTACAGAAATTCATTCAGTTTCAGCTCACCGTCAACATTTCCCTTTTGGTTTTCAGCTTCATCGCAGTCGTTTCTGGTGGATGCACGCCATTCACAACAGTCCAGGTATTATGGTTGAACTTGATAATGGAGACACTTGGTGCGCTGGCTCTAGCCACTGGGGATCCCACCAAAGAGCTTATGAACAAAATTCCGGTGGAACGGACCGACCCTTTTATAATTAACATCATGTGGAGGAACATCTTACCTCAAGCTGCGTATCAGATTTGTCTAGTTCTGGCATTCGTTTTCAAAGGTGAATCAATCTTTCATGCAGACAATGTGTTAAACACCACTTTGGTTTTCAACACTTTTGTACTCTACCAAgttttcaatgaattcaatgcaaggaagatggagaagaagaatgTGTTCGAAGGGGTTCACAGGAACAAAATTTTTGTGGGAATCATTGCCATAACCATTGTTCTTCAGGTGGTTGTGGTGGAATTTCTGAATAACTTTGCATCCACAGAAAGGTTGAGCTTGCAGCAATGGGGGATATGTATTGGAATTGCTTCCATGACTTGGCCTATTGGTTGGGTTGTGAAGTGCCTTCCTGTTCCAGAGAAGCCATTTTTAAGCCATCTGATAACAGAAAAGATCGTCACATTAATGAAAAGAATAAGAATTGAGTCAATTAAGTGTTTAGCTTTTGTAAAACATTGA
- the LOC107412933 gene encoding uroporphyrinogen decarboxylase 1, chloroplastic isoform X2, with the protein MIRQISVCTSLDWKSSSLFPTLGPTSVGLHGFLVSSKSKPPLKKKFSVSCSSSSNSDPLLVKAARGDPVSRPPAWMMRQAGRYMASYRKLAEKHPSFRERSETTDLIVEISLQPWEAFRPDGVIIFSDILTPLPAFGVPFDIEEVRGPVIQSPITSEDGLKTLHPIDFDKLHFVRESLQILRREVGGHAAVLGFVGAPWTIATYIVEGGTTRTYTTIKRMCHTEPHVLRALLSHLTQAISHYIVFQVESGAHCIQIFDSWGGQLPPDMWEKWSKPFIEEIVRVVRKKCPETPLVLYINGNGGLLERMKGTGVDVIGLDWTVDMADGRKRLGSGISVQGNVDPAYLFSTLPALTEEIQRVVKCAGPRGHILNLGHGVLVGTPEEAVAHFFDVARTLKYDSLFQNQAVGEPNLVV; encoded by the exons ATGATCAGGCAAATCAG TGTGTGTACTTCTCTGGACTGGAAGTCTTCGAGCTTGTTCCCAACTCTGGGGCCAACTTCTGTTGGTCTCCATGGATTCTTGGTTTCTTCTAAATCCAAACCCCCCCTCAAGAAAAAATTCTCTGTATCATGCtcctcctcatcaaattccg aTCCACTCTTGGTTAAAGCTGCGAGAGGAGATCCTGTAAGTCGACCTCCAGCTTGGATGATGCGCCAGGCAGGAAGGTATATGGCGTCTTACAGAAAGCTTGCAGAGAAACATCCATCATTCAGAGAGAGGTCAGAGACAACTGATCTCATTGTGGAAATTTCTTTGCAGCCTTGGGAGGCATTTCGTCCTGATGGAGTAATTATCTTCTCTGACATTCTTACCCCTTTACCTGCATTTGGTGTCCCATTTGACATAGAAGAAGTTAGGGGTCCTGTTATTCAGTCACCAATTACTTCGGAAGATGGCTTGAAGACATTGCATCCCATTGACTTTGACAAACTTCATTTTGTGAGGGAATCCTTACAAATATTACGCAGGGAG gtTGGTGGGCATGCGGCTGTTTTGGGTTTTGTAGGAGCACCTTGGACAATTGCTACATATATAGTGGAAGGGGGTACAACTCGCACTTATACAACAATAAAGAGAATGTGCCATACAGAACCACATGTATTAAGGGCTCTTCTTTCTCATTTGACTCAGGCAATATCACACTACATTGTTTTCCAAGTAGAGTCTGGGGCTCATTGCATACAGATATTTGATTCCTGGGGTGGACAATTGCCACCTGATATGTGGGAGAAGTGGTCAAAACCTTTCATTGAAGAG ATTGTGAGAGTTGTAAGAAAAAAATGCCCTGAAACACCTCTGGTTCTCTACATCAATGGAAACGGTGGCCTTCTTGAACGTATGAAAGGAACTGGTGTTGACGTGATTGGGCTTGATTGGACTGTGGACATGGCAGATGGAAGGAAAAGATTGGGCAGTGGAATCAGTGTACAGGGAAATGTAGACCCTGCATACTTATTTTCTACCCTTCCTGCCCTCACTGAAGAGATTCAAAG GGTTGTAAAATGTGCGGGGCCTAGGGGTCACATCCTCAATCTAGGACATGGAGTTCTTGTTGGGACACCAGAAGAAGCTGTTGCACatttctttgatgttgcaaGAACCTTGAAGTATGATTCACTTTTCCAAAATCAAGCAGTTGGGGAACCTAATCTTGTAGTTTAA
- the LOC107412934 gene encoding uncharacterized protein LOC107412934, with the protein MAKRVYTTELGCIACEDLSELGAGKEGWLVDNPNLICALDTHSLALANRILILMIGWSDSDGSRVKIRPELSPIEAEYISAIEWLVFDDIRVIVVGTSSGYLLIYSLTGELIHKQMIHPGRILKLRVRGTNRDLIQETSSEEVCVVMLGVIARFDGSEIKSMLQQWFQESYSRFWEQKSRKRDSDDVGNSYRRLPYQLWNVSKHGTCADAAISGIMPPPLMEVQSSQRYYCAITVGQDAVISAFRLSEDKSRSLVGAILSKVVPATFSTIASFSKMIWRSEQTSPTKSDVKIQPFARASQLTSLKDYPRKGEKLTLSPSGTLAAITDSLGRILLLDTQALVVVRLWKGYRDASCLFMEMLVNRDAAGSSSTFHEPLKSDYCLCLVIHAPRKGILEIWQMRTGPRLRTIPCSKGSKIVQPTYRFGSSVGSPYVPLEVFLLNGDSGQISILNRTLNPGVKN; encoded by the exons ATGGCGAAGCGAGTTTACACGACCGAGTTGGGCTGCATAGCTTGCGAAGATCTGAGCGAACTCGGCGCTGGGAAGGAAGGCTGGCTCGTCGACAATCCCAACCTCATATGCGCCCTCGACACTCACTCTCTCGCTCTCGCCAACCGAATTCTAATTCTGATGATCGGCTGGTCCGATTCGGATGGCTCCCGGGTCAAAATCAGACCCGAATTGTCTCCGATCGAGGCCGAGTACATCTCAGCTATTGAGTGGTTGGTGTTCGATGATATTCGGGTGATTGTGGTCGGGACCTCTTCTGGGTATTTGCTGATTTACTCTTTGACTGGTGAATTGATTCACAAACAG ATGATACATCCTGGAAGGATTCTGAAGTTGAGAGTTCGTGGTACAAACAGAGATTTGATCCAAGAAACATCCTCGGAGGAGGTTTGCGTTGTTATGCTGGGTGTAATTGCCCGTTTTGATGGTTCTGAGATTAAG AGCATGTTGCAACAATGGTTCCAAGAATCATATTCTCGGTTTTGGGAACAAAAATCAAGAAAGCGTGATTCAGATGATGTGGGAAATTCTTATAGAAGATTGCCTTACCAGTTGTGGAATGTTAGCAAGCATGGGACTTGTGCTGATGCAGCAATTAGTGGGATAATGCCTCCACCTTTGATGGAAGTCCAG TCAAGTCAACGCTATTATTGTGCAATCACTGTTGGACAGGATGCTGTGATCTCAGCCTTCAG GCTTTCAGAGGACAAAAGTAGGTCTCTAGTGGGAGCTATCTTATCCAAAGTTGTTCCTGCAACATTTTCAACGATAGcttctttttctaaaatgatATGGCGGAGTGAACAAACATCACCAACAAAATCAGATGTGAAGATTCAACCATTTGCTCGAG CGTCTCAACTGACATCTTTGAAGGATTACCCAAGAAAGGGTGAGAAGCTCACCTTGTCTCCTAGTGGTACATTGGCAGCAATAACAGATTCGCTAGGTCGTATATTGCTCTTAGACACTCAAGCACTTGTGGTGGTGCGGTTATGGAAG GGATATCGTGATGCTAGCTGCTTATTCATGGAGATGCTAGTCAATAGAGATGCTGCAGGGTCTAGTTCTACTTTTCATGAGCCTCTCAAGAGTGACTATTGCCTGTGTTTGGTTATACATGCTCCTCGAAAAGGAATTCTTGAG ATCTGGCAGATGAGAACTGGACCTCGGCTTCGGACCATTCCATGTAGTAAAGGCAGCAAAATAGTTCAACCAACTTACAGGTTTGGATCATCTGTAGGCTCTCCATATGTCCCTTTAGAGGTATTCTTGTTGAATGGTGACTCTggtcaaatttcaattttaaaccgAACCCTGAATCCTGGTGTAAAAAATTAA
- the LOC107412933 gene encoding uroporphyrinogen decarboxylase 1, chloroplastic isoform X1 has product MSLSSPASVCTSLDWKSSSLFPTLGPTSVGLHGFLVSSKSKPPLKKKFSVSCSSSSNSDPLLVKAARGDPVSRPPAWMMRQAGRYMASYRKLAEKHPSFRERSETTDLIVEISLQPWEAFRPDGVIIFSDILTPLPAFGVPFDIEEVRGPVIQSPITSEDGLKTLHPIDFDKLHFVRESLQILRREVGGHAAVLGFVGAPWTIATYIVEGGTTRTYTTIKRMCHTEPHVLRALLSHLTQAISHYIVFQVESGAHCIQIFDSWGGQLPPDMWEKWSKPFIEEIVRVVRKKCPETPLVLYINGNGGLLERMKGTGVDVIGLDWTVDMADGRKRLGSGISVQGNVDPAYLFSTLPALTEEIQRVVKCAGPRGHILNLGHGVLVGTPEEAVAHFFDVARTLKYDSLFQNQAVGEPNLVV; this is encoded by the exons ATGAGTCTGTCATCTCCGGCAAG TGTGTGTACTTCTCTGGACTGGAAGTCTTCGAGCTTGTTCCCAACTCTGGGGCCAACTTCTGTTGGTCTCCATGGATTCTTGGTTTCTTCTAAATCCAAACCCCCCCTCAAGAAAAAATTCTCTGTATCATGCtcctcctcatcaaattccg aTCCACTCTTGGTTAAAGCTGCGAGAGGAGATCCTGTAAGTCGACCTCCAGCTTGGATGATGCGCCAGGCAGGAAGGTATATGGCGTCTTACAGAAAGCTTGCAGAGAAACATCCATCATTCAGAGAGAGGTCAGAGACAACTGATCTCATTGTGGAAATTTCTTTGCAGCCTTGGGAGGCATTTCGTCCTGATGGAGTAATTATCTTCTCTGACATTCTTACCCCTTTACCTGCATTTGGTGTCCCATTTGACATAGAAGAAGTTAGGGGTCCTGTTATTCAGTCACCAATTACTTCGGAAGATGGCTTGAAGACATTGCATCCCATTGACTTTGACAAACTTCATTTTGTGAGGGAATCCTTACAAATATTACGCAGGGAG gtTGGTGGGCATGCGGCTGTTTTGGGTTTTGTAGGAGCACCTTGGACAATTGCTACATATATAGTGGAAGGGGGTACAACTCGCACTTATACAACAATAAAGAGAATGTGCCATACAGAACCACATGTATTAAGGGCTCTTCTTTCTCATTTGACTCAGGCAATATCACACTACATTGTTTTCCAAGTAGAGTCTGGGGCTCATTGCATACAGATATTTGATTCCTGGGGTGGACAATTGCCACCTGATATGTGGGAGAAGTGGTCAAAACCTTTCATTGAAGAG ATTGTGAGAGTTGTAAGAAAAAAATGCCCTGAAACACCTCTGGTTCTCTACATCAATGGAAACGGTGGCCTTCTTGAACGTATGAAAGGAACTGGTGTTGACGTGATTGGGCTTGATTGGACTGTGGACATGGCAGATGGAAGGAAAAGATTGGGCAGTGGAATCAGTGTACAGGGAAATGTAGACCCTGCATACTTATTTTCTACCCTTCCTGCCCTCACTGAAGAGATTCAAAG GGTTGTAAAATGTGCGGGGCCTAGGGGTCACATCCTCAATCTAGGACATGGAGTTCTTGTTGGGACACCAGAAGAAGCTGTTGCACatttctttgatgttgcaaGAACCTTGAAGTATGATTCACTTTTCCAAAATCAAGCAGTTGGGGAACCTAATCTTGTAGTTTAA
- the LOC107412939 gene encoding peptide-N4-(N-acetyl-beta-glucosaminyl)asparagine amidase A, whose translation MDSFAFPPLLLLFFFSLLLHQLPFSTANFHKLNHLRPHFLAHQTPTTNDTPPTRFFEVTKPINLPKTKRCSHLVLHHDFGFTYGKPPVLANYTPPSHCSSHKKFSKIVLEWKATCKGKQFDRIFGIWLGGVELLRSCTAEPRATGIVWSVEKDITRYYPLLLKNQTLAVYLGNLLDSTYTGIYHVDLIIYFYPAEEHFNNHVQKKGKKLVTGHNSWADLILPISRKLPLNDGLWFKLENASYTPLNEFKIPKNVYRAVVEVYVSFHENDEFWYSNYPNEYIAANNLTDTPGNGPYREVTVSLDGETVGAIWPFTVIYTGGVNPLLWRPITAIGSYNLPSYDIEITPFLEKILDGKIHNIGFHVTNALNVWYIDANLHLWLDKKSEKTEGKLLKHTTLPLAVSLNYKFNGLDGKFSTSVSRSVLSTGWVRSSYGNITTKYVQDFSYRNLMVMKSNGSEQMVNQVIHFNDLVQAKIPSEHLHSKKSDKIFSLFLYSNYLSQENGTVLSAANLTLGFNEKSRNNADFGFSKSKTSLKNLQSGQGYIVIKNNVLAGGLGSTQQVYKYAGDGLCYSRDISSSNYTILYDKVRNTCKKRKQSSLDLVDNEGVYH comes from the coding sequence ATGGATTCCTTTGCCTTCCCtccgttgttgttgttgttcttcttcTCCCTCCTCCTTCATCAACTTCCATTTTCCACAGCCAATTTTCACAAACTCAACCACCTCAGGCCACATTTTCTCGCCCACCAAACACCTACCACCAATGACACCCCACCAACTCGTTTCTTTGAAGTAACCAAACCCATCAATCTTCCAAAAACCAAACGCTGTTCCCACCTTGTTCTCCACCATGATTTTGGATTCACATATGGAAAGCCACCAGTTCTTGCAAACTACACCCCTCCTTCACATTGTTCGTctcataaaaaattttccaagattgtccttgaatgGAAAGCAACTTGTAAAGGCAAGCAATTTGATAGGATTTTTGGAATTTGGCTTGGTGGGGTTGAGCTTCTTCGTAGCTGCACTGCAGAACCAAGAGCTACTGGGATTGTTTGGAGTGTTGAGAAGGACATCACAAGGTATTATCCATTGCTTTTGAAGAATCAAACACTTGCTGTTTATCTTGGAAATCTTTTGGACAGTACTTATACTGGGATTTACCAtgttgatttaattatttatttctatccTGCTGAAGAACATTTCAATAATCATGtccaaaaaaaagggaaaaaattggTTACTGGACACAATTCCTGGGCCGATTTGATACTGCCCATTTCTCGAAAACTTCCATTGAACGATGGTTTATGGTTTAAGCTTGAGAATGCAAGTTATACCCCATTGAATGAATTCAAAATTCCCAAGAATGTCTATAGGGCTGTTGTGGAGGTCTATGTTTCATTTCATGAAAATGATGAGTTTTGGTATTCAAATTATCCGAACGAGTACATTGCTGCAAACAACCTCACTGACACGCCCGGAAATGGGCCTTATAGGGAGGTTACGGTGAGTCTTGATGGTGAAACCGTTGGTGCTATTTGGCCTTTTACTGTGATTTACACAGGAGGAGTTAATCCCCTCTTATGGAGACCCATTACTGCTATTGGCTCATACAATCTCCCTTCTTATGACATAGAAATCACACCATTTTTGGAGAAGATTTTAGATGGGAAAATCCATAACATTGGTTTTCATGTCACAAATGCCTTGAATGTTTGGTATATTGATGCAAATTTGCATCTTTGGTTGGacaaaaagagtgaaaaaaCTGAAGGAAAGCTATTAAAGCACACCACTTTGCCCCTTGCTGTTTCCCTGAACTATAAATTCAATGGTTTGGATGGAAAGTTTTCAACAAGTGTAAGCAGGTCTGTGTTATCAACCGGTTGGGTTAGGTCCTCCTATGGAAACATCACAACCAAATATGTTCAAGACTTTTCTTACAGAAATTTAATGGTGATGAAAAGCAATGGGAGTGAACAGATGGTGAATCAGGTTATCCATTTCAATGACTTGGTTCAAGCCAAGATTCCATCAGAACATCTTCACTCAAAGAAATCAgacaaaatattttctcttttcttgtATTCTAATTATCTGAGTCAGGAAAATGGAACTGTTTTATCTGCTGCTAATCTTACTTTGGGATTTAATGAGAAATCTAGAAATAATGCTGATTTTGGATTCTCAAAGTCAAAGACATCTTTGAAAAATCTGCAGAGTGGCCAAGGTTATATAGTGATTAAAAATAATGTTCTAGCTGGTGGATTGGGGAGTACACAACAAGTGTATAAATATGCTGGAGATGGATTATGTTACTCTAGAGATATAAGCAGCTCAAACTACACCATTCTTTATGATAAAGTGAGAAATACTTGCAAGAAAAGGAAACAATCTTCTTTGGATTTAGTAGATAATGAGGGAGTTTATCATTAA